The following proteins come from a genomic window of Acidobacteriota bacterium:
- the rpsO gene encoding 30S ribosomal protein S15, protein MAQTAEKKAEIIAEYKLHDHDTGSPEVQVALLTQRIVELTEHFKSHKLDHHSRRGLLKLVGRRRRLLDYMKGKDVERYRTIIQRLGLRK, encoded by the coding sequence GTGGCTCAAACAGCAGAAAAGAAAGCCGAAATCATCGCGGAGTACAAGCTCCACGACCACGACACCGGATCTCCAGAGGTACAGGTCGCGCTGCTCACCCAGCGCATCGTGGAGCTCACGGAGCACTTCAAATCCCACAAGCTGGACCACCACAGTCGGCGCGGGCTGCTCAAGCTCGTCGGCCGGCGGCGGCGGCTGCTCGACTACATGAAGGGTAAGGACGTCGAGCGCTACCGCACCATCATTCAGCGACTCGGACTGCGCAAATAG
- the truB gene encoding tRNA pseudouridine(55) synthase TruB yields the protein MNQKQGLLLVDKEAGGTSHDVVQKARRILGTRKIGHCGTLDPEATGLLVLTVGAATRLTRFLIRAPKVYEGTLHFGQVTDTYDAAGQVVAEHSTADLTLAAVHEAMAALEGELDHLPPPYSAKKHKGKKYYELAREGQEVPQEPKRVTVYEWSPQGEILDDRLEFVLRCSSGTYARTLAHDTGQAVGCGAHLARLRRLQVGPFALADGLTLGELAERCDAGTDFGAAWIPFDQIRLPFEEVALDVQQERRILHGQTVLLRNRGEAEGDWIKLMNARQEFLAVGTVAERIGERGVAIIQPKIVFKG from the coding sequence ATGAACCAGAAGCAAGGACTCCTGCTGGTCGACAAAGAAGCCGGCGGCACTTCCCACGACGTGGTGCAGAAGGCGCGTCGCATCCTCGGCACCCGCAAGATCGGGCACTGCGGCACCCTCGATCCAGAGGCCACCGGCCTGCTGGTGCTGACGGTCGGCGCTGCCACCCGCCTGACGCGCTTTCTGATCCGGGCCCCGAAGGTCTACGAGGGAACGCTTCATTTCGGTCAGGTCACGGACACCTACGATGCCGCCGGACAGGTGGTCGCCGAGCACTCGACGGCCGACTTGACGCTGGCGGCGGTGCACGAAGCGATGGCCGCCCTCGAGGGTGAGCTCGATCATCTTCCCCCTCCCTACTCGGCCAAGAAGCACAAGGGGAAGAAGTACTACGAGCTCGCCCGGGAAGGACAGGAAGTGCCGCAGGAGCCCAAGCGGGTGACGGTCTACGAGTGGTCGCCGCAGGGCGAGATCCTCGACGATCGCCTCGAGTTCGTGCTGCGCTGCTCCTCCGGCACCTACGCCCGCACCCTGGCCCACGACACCGGTCAGGCGGTGGGCTGCGGCGCCCACCTGGCGCGGCTGCGCCGGCTACAGGTCGGCCCCTTCGCCCTCGCCGACGGCCTCACCCTCGGTGAGCTCGCCGAGCGCTGCGATGCGGGCACCGACTTCGGCGCCGCCTGGATACCCTTCGACCAGATCCGCCTGCCCTTCGAAGAGGTCGCCCTCGACGTTCAGCAGGAGCGGCGCATCCTGCACGGCCAGACGGTCTTGCTGCGCAACCGCGGTGAGGCCGAAGGTGACTGGATCAAGCTGATGAACGCGCGCCAAGAATTTCTTGCCGTCGGGACCGTCGCCGAACGCATCGGCGAGCGCGGCGTCGCCATTATCCAGCCCAAAATCGTTTTCAAAGGATAG
- a CDS encoding bifunctional oligoribonuclease/PAP phosphatase NrnA: protein MTTKANAPDDLVASLRQGRRFVITSHINPDGDAIASGLALARLLRGLGKAVTLWYRDPAPSIYLALPGIDGIHLGETPPAAFPDGFDAMIMLECPSPDRSGLEDHLADITTINVDHHLGNQVYGRVNWVDASAPSVGEMIYRLACTMKLPVDATTATALYLTLVTDTGGFRFANATPAAFEAAAALVREGARPEQVSQWVYESQPEGMMRLLGEMLATLELHAGGRIATVHLDLDMFERAGAVAGDSEGLIDFPRSIAGVDAVALIRQRPEGDFKVSLRSRGDTDVEKIASAHGGGGHRNAAGLVLTGTADSVRHQLIAALEAAL from the coding sequence ATGACGACTAAGGCCAATGCCCCGGACGATCTCGTCGCGAGCCTGCGCCAAGGGCGCCGCTTCGTGATCACCAGTCACATCAACCCCGATGGCGACGCCATCGCCTCGGGGCTGGCTCTGGCGCGCCTCCTGCGCGGCCTCGGCAAGGCGGTGACCCTTTGGTACCGCGACCCCGCTCCCAGCATCTATCTGGCTTTGCCGGGAATCGACGGGATCCACCTCGGGGAGACTCCTCCAGCGGCCTTTCCGGATGGCTTCGATGCCATGATCATGCTCGAGTGCCCGAGTCCGGACCGATCCGGCCTCGAGGACCATCTCGCGGACATCACCACCATCAATGTCGACCACCATCTCGGCAATCAGGTCTACGGCCGGGTCAACTGGGTCGACGCCTCGGCTCCGTCCGTCGGTGAGATGATCTATCGTTTGGCCTGCACCATGAAGCTGCCGGTGGACGCCACCACGGCGACTGCCCTCTACCTCACCCTGGTCACCGACACCGGCGGCTTTCGCTTCGCCAACGCCACTCCCGCGGCATTCGAAGCAGCCGCCGCGCTGGTGCGCGAAGGGGCGCGCCCGGAGCAGGTCTCGCAGTGGGTCTACGAGAGCCAGCCGGAAGGCATGATGCGATTGCTCGGCGAGATGCTGGCCACCCTCGAGCTGCACGCCGGCGGACGCATCGCCACGGTCCATCTCGACCTCGACATGTTCGAGCGCGCCGGTGCCGTCGCCGGTGACAGCGAAGGCCTGATCGACTTTCCGCGCTCGATCGCCGGCGTCGACGCCGTCGCGCTGATTCGCCAGCGCCCGGAGGGCGACTTCAAGGTCTCCCTGCGCAGCCGCGGCGACACCGATGTCGAGAAGATCGCCAGCGCCCACGGCGGCGGTGGCCACCGCAACGCCGCCGGCCTGGTGCTCACCGGCACCGCCGACAGCGTTCGCCATCAACTCATCGCCGCCCTCGAAGCGGCCCTCTGA
- a CDS encoding DUF503 domain-containing protein, with translation MSVHIAVVSFELHLPGARSLKEKRRTVRSLVDRIHARCRVSVAETGFQELHQRSEISVAAVTSDALDLERKLDDVRRLAEDSAEALLLRWEPRWIDGHAESEAAGWSDNPWDGDGAGDWSTSGAGEPDDD, from the coding sequence ATGTCGGTCCATATTGCCGTTGTGAGCTTCGAGCTGCACCTGCCCGGAGCCCGGAGCCTGAAGGAAAAGCGCCGCACGGTGCGCTCGCTGGTCGATCGAATCCACGCCCGCTGCCGCGTCTCGGTGGCCGAAACCGGCTTCCAGGAGCTGCATCAGCGAAGCGAGATCTCGGTCGCCGCCGTCACCAGCGACGCCCTCGACCTGGAGCGCAAGCTCGACGACGTGCGGCGCCTCGCCGAAGACTCGGCGGAAGCCCTTCTGCTGCGCTGGGAGCCGCGCTGGATCGATGGACATGCCGAGTCCGAGGCCGCAGGCTGGTCGGACAACCCTTGGGACGGCGACGGCGCAGGCGACTGGAGCACGAGCGGCGCAGGAGAACCAGATGACGACTAA
- the infB gene encoding translation initiation factor IF-2, with amino-acid sequence MGKIRVQDLAKKMGIPNQDLVFKLKSIGVRVEGDDAHIDTDIIQAILQGKKLPHPREVILRDAPQTNEAANLRRRMPRRAPTNPLRPSRPRTLIQKVEPKIQNLPVSRKAKAEPEKPAATEAVAAAAPAPAPAAPPEAPRKERPKKDKKGRRPDVPDEQAELESFRGAVEELDKEPEAPKAPVVPKTSRRKRRAQRKAEQKSTSTSEVSFAKGRPEGPVMISEGMTVREFADKLGIKSKELIKTLFQRGLMANINHVLETDLAEEIAMEFGIEAMIVSFEEEVQLNLESARGETPAGSDPRAPVVTIMGHVDHGKTSLLDAIRESRVAEGEHGGITQHIGAYEVRAGEAKDKKIVFVDTPGHEAFTMMRARGAGVTDIVVLVVAADDGVMPQTIEAIDHARAAKVPIIVAINKIDKENANPDRVKKELAERELLVEDWGGDTVSVEISALKRERIPDLLEMILLTADLLELKASPEIAAQGVVLEARKEVGRGIVATVLVQNGTLSVGDSFVAGATVGRVRAMTNDLAERITEAGPATPVEITGLTDVPDAGDVLQVVEDEVKARSIAEHRQQEQRRKDLGSIGTSKLSLEQLFDRIQEGEVKELPVVLKGDVQGSIEVLKDTLAKVGTDKVKVQVLSSGVGAVSVNDVLLASASNALIIGFNVRPERKAMELAEKEEVEIRSHTVIYELTEELRKAMAGLLDPTFREVSTGQAEVRETFKVPKIGTVAGCHVIDGNIPRNAAVRLLRDNVVVYEGKISSLRRFKDDVAEVRSGFDCGIGLERFQDVKPGDVIEAFVKEEVAATL; translated from the coding sequence ATGGGAAAGATTCGGGTTCAAGACTTGGCGAAGAAGATGGGGATCCCCAACCAGGACCTTGTCTTCAAGCTGAAATCGATCGGAGTGCGGGTCGAGGGCGACGACGCCCATATCGACACCGACATCATCCAGGCGATCCTCCAGGGGAAGAAGCTCCCCCACCCCCGCGAGGTCATTCTGCGCGATGCGCCGCAGACCAACGAAGCCGCCAACCTGCGGCGGCGGATGCCGCGTCGTGCACCAACCAATCCGCTGCGCCCGTCTCGTCCGCGCACCTTGATTCAGAAGGTCGAGCCGAAGATTCAAAACCTGCCGGTCTCGCGCAAGGCCAAGGCCGAGCCGGAAAAGCCCGCCGCAACGGAAGCGGTGGCGGCGGCAGCGCCCGCCCCGGCTCCGGCAGCGCCGCCCGAGGCACCGCGCAAGGAGCGTCCCAAGAAGGACAAGAAGGGGCGCCGTCCGGACGTCCCCGACGAGCAGGCGGAGCTGGAGAGCTTCCGCGGTGCCGTCGAGGAACTCGACAAGGAGCCGGAGGCCCCCAAGGCGCCGGTGGTTCCGAAGACCAGTCGCCGCAAGCGCCGCGCCCAGCGCAAGGCCGAGCAGAAGTCGACCTCCACCAGCGAGGTGTCCTTCGCCAAGGGCCGCCCGGAGGGCCCGGTGATGATCAGCGAGGGCATGACCGTGCGCGAGTTCGCGGACAAGCTCGGCATCAAGTCCAAGGAGTTGATCAAGACGCTTTTCCAGCGCGGTCTGATGGCCAACATCAACCACGTTCTCGAGACCGACCTAGCGGAGGAGATCGCCATGGAGTTCGGTATCGAGGCGATGATCGTGTCCTTCGAGGAAGAAGTCCAGCTCAACCTCGAGAGCGCCCGCGGCGAGACCCCGGCCGGATCCGACCCGCGTGCCCCGGTGGTGACCATCATGGGACACGTCGACCACGGCAAGACGTCGCTCCTCGACGCCATCCGGGAGTCGCGCGTCGCCGAAGGCGAGCACGGTGGCATCACTCAGCACATCGGTGCCTACGAGGTGCGCGCCGGCGAGGCCAAGGACAAGAAGATCGTCTTCGTCGACACCCCCGGCCACGAGGCCTTCACCATGATGCGCGCCCGCGGCGCCGGGGTCACCGACATCGTGGTCTTGGTGGTGGCGGCGGACGACGGCGTCATGCCTCAGACTATCGAGGCCATCGACCACGCCCGCGCCGCCAAGGTGCCGATCATCGTCGCCATCAACAAGATCGACAAAGAGAACGCCAACCCCGATCGCGTCAAGAAAGAGCTCGCCGAGCGCGAGCTGCTGGTAGAGGACTGGGGCGGTGACACGGTGTCGGTGGAGATTTCCGCCCTCAAGCGGGAGCGCATTCCAGACCTGCTCGAGATGATCCTGCTGACCGCCGACCTGCTCGAGCTCAAGGCCAGCCCGGAGATCGCCGCCCAGGGGGTCGTGCTCGAGGCGCGCAAAGAGGTCGGCCGCGGCATCGTGGCCACCGTGCTGGTTCAGAACGGCACCCTCTCGGTGGGAGATTCCTTCGTCGCCGGCGCCACCGTCGGCCGGGTGCGGGCGATGACCAACGATCTTGCCGAGCGCATCACCGAGGCCGGCCCGGCGACCCCCGTCGAGATCACCGGCCTGACCGATGTTCCGGACGCCGGTGACGTGCTGCAGGTGGTCGAGGACGAGGTCAAGGCGCGCAGCATCGCCGAGCACCGCCAGCAGGAGCAGCGACGCAAGGATCTCGGCTCCATCGGGACCTCGAAGCTGTCCCTCGAACAGCTCTTCGACCGCATCCAGGAAGGCGAGGTCAAGGAGCTTCCGGTGGTCCTCAAGGGTGACGTCCAGGGCTCCATCGAGGTGCTCAAGGACACGCTCGCCAAGGTCGGCACGGACAAGGTCAAGGTGCAGGTCCTGAGCTCCGGCGTCGGCGCCGTGTCGGTCAACGATGTGCTTCTGGCATCGGCCTCGAACGCTCTGATCATCGGATTCAACGTCCGCCCCGAGCGCAAGGCCATGGAGCTCGCCGAGAAGGAAGAGGTCGAGATTCGCTCGCACACGGTGATCTACGAGCTCACCGAAGAGCTGCGCAAGGCGATGGCCGGACTCCTCGACCCGACCTTCCGCGAGGTCAGCACTGGCCAAGCCGAGGTTCGCGAGACCTTCAAGGTGCCGAAGATCGGCACCGTCGCCGGCTGCCACGTCATCGACGGCAACATTCCGCGCAACGCCGCGGTTCGCCTGCTGCGTGACAACGTGGTGGTCTACGAGGGCAAGATCAGCTCCCTCCGGCGCTTCAAGGACGACGTCGCCGAAGTGCGGTCGGGCTTCGACTGCGGTATCGGCCTGGAACGGTTCCAGGACGTCAAGCCCGGCGACGTCATCGAGGCCTTCGTCAAGGAAGAGGTCGCCGCCACCCTGTAG
- the nusA gene encoding transcription termination factor NusA has product MPQAQASEVNLNEILQQVAREKDIELDRWISALEDAMASAAKKQHRIKEPVRAHLDRETGQFTAHIVKQVVEEVEDPLAEWTLEEAREHQADVEVGGEVLLPISTEGLGRIAAQSAKQVLYQRVREAERENIHDEFIDRVGEVINGTVKRFERGDIIIDLGRTEAVVPRSEQSRHERYSQGERIRAVIVDVHTQPKGPQVVISRTDPRLLVKLFEMEVPEIYDGTVVIKNAVRAPGERAKVAVYSRERDVDPVGACVGMKGSRVQSIIRELRGEKIDIIEYSDDLVTFAQSALAPAKITRVSVTHPGEYPHLDVIVEDEQLSLAIGKRGQNVRLAAELIGAKIDIKSETDVKDEVADALARMLQNAMSEAESEDQVAEAVEIDLTKAPGIGAKTAEKLAEAGFGVLGNLLATDVASLSAVEGVGEKTAEGLLEWALAEKTRLDQEALGEGLSLQEPESSSSTMGDQDFMAALNQAFHESEQLRDTLAQRTADEEGEQAEVEPEGEESE; this is encoded by the coding sequence ATGCCGCAGGCACAAGCTTCGGAAGTCAACCTCAACGAGATCCTCCAGCAGGTCGCGCGCGAGAAGGATATCGAGCTCGATCGCTGGATCAGCGCCCTCGAAGACGCGATGGCCTCGGCGGCCAAGAAGCAGCACCGGATCAAAGAGCCGGTGCGGGCTCACCTCGATCGGGAAACCGGTCAGTTCACCGCCCACATCGTCAAGCAGGTGGTCGAAGAGGTCGAGGATCCCCTCGCCGAGTGGACTCTGGAAGAGGCCCGTGAGCACCAAGCCGATGTCGAGGTCGGAGGCGAGGTATTGCTGCCGATCTCGACCGAAGGCCTCGGCCGCATCGCCGCCCAGTCCGCCAAGCAGGTGCTCTACCAGCGGGTGCGGGAGGCCGAGCGCGAGAACATCCACGACGAGTTCATCGACCGCGTCGGCGAGGTCATCAACGGCACCGTCAAGCGCTTCGAGCGCGGCGACATCATCATCGACCTCGGCCGCACCGAGGCGGTCGTGCCGCGCAGCGAGCAGTCGCGCCACGAGCGCTACAGCCAGGGCGAGCGGATTCGCGCCGTGATCGTCGACGTCCACACCCAGCCGAAGGGCCCGCAGGTTGTGATCTCGCGCACCGATCCGCGCCTGCTGGTCAAGCTCTTCGAGATGGAGGTGCCGGAGATCTACGACGGCACGGTGGTGATCAAGAATGCCGTGCGGGCTCCCGGCGAGCGCGCCAAGGTCGCCGTCTACAGCCGCGAGCGCGACGTCGATCCGGTCGGCGCCTGCGTCGGCATGAAGGGCTCCCGGGTCCAGTCCATCATCCGCGAGCTGCGCGGCGAGAAGATCGACATCATCGAGTACAGCGACGACCTGGTGACCTTCGCCCAGAGCGCTCTGGCGCCGGCCAAGATCACCCGCGTGTCGGTCACCCACCCGGGCGAGTATCCGCACCTCGATGTCATCGTCGAGGACGAGCAGCTCTCCCTCGCCATCGGCAAGCGCGGCCAGAACGTTCGCCTCGCCGCCGAGCTGATCGGTGCCAAGATCGACATCAAGAGCGAGACCGACGTCAAGGACGAGGTCGCCGATGCCCTGGCGCGCATGCTGCAGAACGCGATGAGCGAGGCGGAGTCCGAAGATCAGGTGGCGGAGGCGGTCGAGATCGACCTCACCAAGGCTCCCGGGATCGGCGCCAAGACCGCCGAGAAGCTCGCCGAGGCCGGCTTCGGAGTGCTCGGAAATCTGCTCGCCACCGACGTCGCCAGCCTGTCGGCCGTCGAGGGCGTCGGAGAGAAGACCGCCGAGGGCCTGCTGGAGTGGGCGCTCGCGGAGAAGACCCGTCTCGATCAGGAGGCCCTCGGCGAGGGCCTGAGCTTGCAAGAGCCGGAGAGCAGCTCTTCGACGATGGGCGACCAGGACTTCATGGCGGCCCTCAACCAGGCCTTCCACGAGAGCGAGCAGCTGCGCGATACGCTGGCTCAGCGGACCGCCGACGAGGAAGGCGAGCAGGCAGAAGTGGAACCCGAAGGCGAGGAATCGGAGTAA
- the rimP gene encoding ribosome maturation factor RimP, translating to MNKAQSRGPKTISPDLEEEFHAIARWAGCELLNSELAGGTLRLVIDREGGITHGDCETISKQISALLDVVDFGQQRYLLEVSSPGLDRPLYKASDYERFAGHRVRVTHYSDGRKETHVGRLEGLADGDTAVLELDDGERIELALDGVVKARLEIEL from the coding sequence ATGAACAAGGCGCAAAGCCGAGGCCCGAAGACGATCAGCCCAGACCTCGAAGAGGAGTTCCACGCCATCGCCCGCTGGGCCGGCTGCGAGCTTCTCAACAGCGAGCTCGCCGGGGGAACTCTCAGGCTGGTGATCGATCGCGAGGGCGGTATCACCCACGGCGACTGCGAAACGATTTCGAAACAGATCTCTGCGCTGCTCGACGTCGTCGACTTCGGCCAACAGCGCTATCTGCTGGAGGTCAGCTCGCCAGGCCTCGACCGGCCGCTCTACAAGGCGTCCGACTACGAGCGCTTCGCCGGTCACCGGGTGCGGGTGACCCACTATTCGGACGGGCGGAAGGAAACCCATGTCGGGCGCCTCGAAGGGCTCGCCGACGGCGACACGGCCGTCCTCGAGCTCGACGATGGCGAACGCATCGAGCTCGCCCTCGACGGAGTCGTCAAGGCGCGCCTCGAGATTGAACTATAG
- a CDS encoding Do family serine endopeptidase has translation MSASRSRHFFTFMLVVGAVVFGMVLAGGLQITPVGNAAVTGAGNAITVSAPGGTLGFADLAEAVEPAVVSIAAATFEEQQRRQNPLEFFLRPPGQRERQRQPDEPQRFRSDSGGSGFVISSDGLIVTNHHVVRGADKLTVTLGDRPYEAEVKGTDPATDLALLKIEAGSSLPYLQLGDSDSLRVGDWVMAIGSPLSLDHTVTVGVVSAKDRALGISDISFENFIQTDAAINFGNSGGPLVNLRGQVIGIATAINYGAENIGFAVPVKTLQDILPQLREDGRVSRGYLGIEITNLDFKDAEAFQLDSPDGALVQAVVAGQPAENAGLRHGDIIVQVDDRPVRDTRDLINYVASKPPGTRVTVEVIRGDDRRSLQIELGERPGLGEPVAAIEDDSEGGIDWLGIEFQGLTSGLRSNHGIADNVSGIWVTSIEPDSALYEEGVRVGDVIAEVNGRDIETVNDFEAAVGETSSGSYVRFYVQRMDPNSSRVISFFAPVRKP, from the coding sequence ATGAGCGCAAGCCGGAGTCGTCATTTCTTTACTTTCATGCTCGTCGTCGGGGCCGTGGTTTTCGGCATGGTTCTGGCGGGGGGCCTTCAGATTACGCCGGTCGGCAATGCTGCCGTCACCGGTGCTGGCAACGCGATCACCGTGAGCGCTCCGGGCGGTACCCTGGGCTTTGCGGATCTCGCCGAAGCCGTCGAGCCGGCGGTGGTGTCGATCGCTGCCGCCACCTTCGAGGAGCAACAGCGGCGCCAGAATCCGCTCGAGTTCTTTCTCCGGCCGCCGGGCCAGCGCGAGCGCCAGCGGCAGCCGGACGAGCCCCAGCGCTTCCGTTCGGACTCCGGCGGCAGCGGCTTCGTGATCAGCTCCGACGGCCTGATCGTCACCAATCATCACGTGGTGCGCGGCGCCGACAAGCTCACCGTCACCCTCGGTGACCGGCCCTACGAGGCGGAGGTCAAGGGCACCGATCCCGCCACCGATCTGGCCCTGCTCAAGATCGAGGCCGGGAGTAGCTTGCCCTACCTGCAGCTCGGCGACAGCGACTCGCTGCGCGTCGGCGACTGGGTGATGGCCATCGGCAGCCCGCTGAGCCTCGATCACACCGTCACCGTCGGGGTGGTCAGCGCCAAGGATCGCGCCCTCGGCATTTCGGACATCTCCTTCGAGAACTTCATTCAGACCGATGCGGCGATCAACTTCGGCAACTCCGGCGGCCCGCTGGTGAATCTCCGCGGCCAGGTCATCGGCATCGCGACGGCGATCAACTACGGCGCCGAGAACATCGGCTTCGCGGTGCCGGTCAAGACGCTGCAGGACATCCTGCCTCAGCTGCGCGAGGACGGCCGGGTGAGCCGTGGCTACCTCGGCATCGAGATCACCAACCTCGACTTCAAGGACGCCGAGGCCTTCCAGCTCGACTCGCCGGACGGTGCGCTGGTGCAGGCGGTGGTGGCGGGACAGCCGGCGGAGAACGCCGGCTTGCGCCACGGCGACATCATCGTCCAGGTCGACGACCGGCCGGTGCGCGATACCCGCGACTTGATCAACTACGTGGCCTCGAAGCCGCCGGGAACCCGGGTCACCGTCGAGGTGATTCGCGGCGACGATCGGCGTTCGCTGCAGATCGAGCTCGGCGAGCGTCCTGGATTGGGTGAGCCGGTGGCCGCGATCGAGGACGATTCCGAGGGCGGCATCGACTGGCTCGGTATCGAGTTCCAGGGGCTGACCTCCGGCCTGCGGTCGAACCATGGCATCGCCGACAACGTCAGCGGCATCTGGGTGACCTCGATCGAGCCGGACAGCGCCCTCTACGAAGAGGGGGTGCGAGTGGGAGACGTCATCGCCGAGGTCAACGGTCGCGACATCGAGACCGTGAACGACTTCGAGGCTGCCGTCGGGGAGACCTCTTCGGGCTCCTACGTGCGCTTCTATGTGCAGCGCATGGACCCCAACTCGAGCCGGGTGATCTCCTTCTTCGCGCCGGTCCGCAAACCCTGA
- a CDS encoding sigma-54 dependent transcriptional regulator — MAKNSDSFGASVLIVDDESSIRESLRMILEYEGYRVEEASGGPQALARVGDRLPDAVVLDIKMPEMDGLEVLAAFRERGYDMPVLVISGHADVETAVEATRRGAFDFFEKPLSRERVLLSLRNAVESSRLQRENRSLRPTEDEMIGTSPAMRQLRDTIAKAAPTSATVLVTGESGTGKELVARALHRASPRQDQTMVQVNCAAIPEELIESELFGHEKGSFTGAVRKQAGKFVTAHGGTIFLDEIGDMSARTQAKVLRVLQNGEVEPVGAEKTVTVDVRVVAATHRDLEAEIAEGNFREDLFYRLNVVPLRTPPLRERLEDIPLLVEYFVRRYADQGNYRVRQFGEAAIAHLQALPWRGNVRELKNLVERLLILAPEGEIGKEDVISTTGGARPELSEAMLAVKTLREFRERSERLFIVKKLDENDWNVTQTAQSIETPRSNLYKKMENYEIRREDKG, encoded by the coding sequence ATGGCCAAAAACAGCGATTCCTTCGGTGCCTCCGTTCTGATCGTCGACGACGAGTCGTCGATCCGCGAAAGCCTGCGCATGATCCTCGAGTATGAGGGTTATCGGGTGGAGGAGGCGAGTGGTGGCCCTCAGGCCCTGGCGCGGGTCGGGGATCGCCTCCCGGACGCCGTCGTCCTCGACATCAAGATGCCCGAGATGGATGGCCTGGAGGTGTTGGCGGCCTTTCGCGAACGGGGCTACGACATGCCCGTGCTGGTGATCAGCGGCCATGCCGACGTCGAGACGGCGGTCGAGGCGACGCGTCGCGGAGCCTTCGACTTCTTCGAGAAGCCGCTGAGCCGCGAGCGCGTGCTGCTCTCCCTGCGCAACGCTGTCGAGAGCTCTCGCCTGCAGCGCGAGAACCGCAGCCTGCGGCCGACCGAGGACGAGATGATCGGCACCTCGCCGGCGATGCGTCAGCTACGCGACACGATCGCCAAGGCCGCACCGACCAGCGCCACGGTGCTGGTGACCGGAGAGAGCGGCACCGGCAAGGAGCTGGTCGCCCGTGCTCTCCATCGCGCCAGCCCGCGGCAGGATCAGACCATGGTGCAGGTCAACTGTGCCGCCATCCCGGAGGAGCTCATCGAGTCCGAGCTCTTCGGCCACGAGAAGGGCAGCTTCACCGGCGCCGTTCGCAAGCAGGCGGGCAAGTTCGTCACCGCCCATGGCGGCACCATCTTCCTCGACGAGATCGGGGACATGTCGGCCCGCACCCAGGCCAAAGTGCTGCGGGTGCTGCAGAACGGCGAAGTCGAGCCGGTGGGTGCCGAGAAGACGGTCACCGTCGACGTGCGGGTGGTGGCGGCGACCCATCGCGACCTCGAAGCCGAGATCGCCGAGGGCAACTTCCGGGAAGACCTCTTTTACCGCCTCAATGTGGTGCCGCTGCGCACGCCGCCGCTGCGCGAACGGCTGGAGGACATTCCCCTGCTGGTCGAGTACTTCGTGCGCCGCTATGCCGACCAGGGCAATTACCGGGTGCGCCAGTTCGGCGAAGCCGCCATCGCCCACCTGCAGGCCTTGCCCTGGCGCGGCAATGTGCGCGAGCTCAAGAACCTGGTGGAGCGCTTGCTGATCCTGGCGCCGGAAGGGGAGATTGGCAAAGAGGACGTCATCTCCACCACCGGCGGAGCGCGCCCCGAGCTCTCGGAGGCGATGCTGGCGGTCAAGACCCTGCGCGAGTTCCGCGAGCGTTCGGAACGCCTGTTCATCGTCAAGAAGCTCGACGAAAACGACTGGAACGTCACCCAGACGGCGCAGTCCATCGAGACCCCGCGCAGCAATCTCTACAAGAAGATGGAGAACTACGAGATTCGGCGCGAGGACAAGGGCTGA